CGCCGATCGACTGGCTGAAATCGTTTCCAGACCGATCAGGGCACAGGCGCACTCGGCAAAATACACGCCTCCCAGCAGCAAACCATCCTGAATTAAACGGCGATCGAGTTTGCGAAGCCAGGGGGCAACGGCAATGGCAGCAATACCGAAGCGAATTGCCAGAATCGTACCGGGCGAAAGGCTACCTAGCGTATGCTTGAGCAGCGAAAAAGACGTACCCCAGATGATCGTCGTAAGAATTAGTAAGAGAATGCCTTTGCTGTGGGATGAGCGAAGCGTAAATGTCATAACTGCGCCAATGGATCGATCACAAACTGACCGACGAAATTTACCGTTCCCCACATACCCTAGTTCCTGACACTGAAGACAACAATCTGCGGCTTGAATAGCCATCCATCGATCGCGTTAATAGATGAACGTCCCGGGCTGGAGTGGCTTCTGCGATAATTCAGGCAGATTGGGGCTGGATATTGAGGATTAGACAGCATGGGATCTCAGCGTCATCAGTTAAAGCTTTCCCAACTGCAAATGCTGATTGCGGTTGCCAACTGCGGCAGTTTCAGCGAGGCAGCCTTGCAGCTTCAAATGTCCCAGTCTGCGATCAGTCATGCAATTTCGACGCTGGAGGAAGATCTGGGCGTAAGCTTGTTCTCGCGAGGACGCTACGGCGCAATTCTGACTCCCGTGGGTGAGCAGGTGGTCGATCGCGCCCGTCAAATTTTTTACCTGATCGACGACATTCAAAAGCAGGCAGATTTATCTAAAGGTTTGCGGGGCGGACAGGTTCGTATCTCCGCGTTTCGCAGTGCAGCCACCCACATTCTGCCCGAAGCGATCGCGGAATTTTGTCGTTGCTATCCCGCCGTTGCCGTTCGGATCGCGGAATATGACGATCGCGATGATGTCGAAGATGATTTGCGGGAAGGACGGGCGGATATTGGCATTACCTACCTGCCAACCGGCGAAGAGTTTGAAACCTGGGAACTGATGCGGGACGAATTTGTAGTGCTGCTGCCGCCGGAGTTTCGGTCATCGGGCAAACTGAGCTGGGATGAACTGAGCAACTTTGCCTTAATCATGGCACCGGACGGAGACGGCTGCGACGCAATGGTGTACGCACATGGCGCAAAATACGGCGCAACCCTGAATCCCACCTATCAGGTTCGATCGGACTCCACGATCGTCAGCATGGTGGCGAAGGGCCTGGGGGCTGCGATTAGCCCACGCCTTGCGGCTGAACCGATTCCCGCAGGAGTCCAGGTCTACAGCCTGCCCGTACCGCTGTTTAGAACTATTAGCATTGCCATCCTGAAAAAATCCCTGCTGACCCCACCTGCCTTTGCCCTGCTTGATTTGCTAAAAAGTAAGGCACTTATGGGGATTTATTAATCGCGATCGCTTTGAAATTTTTAGCTCAGAGCTGTGACTTCCTTCTGCTGCTGATAGATCTGTTTGAAGCGGTTCTGCTGAACTTTGTGATCGACGATCGGGGCAGGATATCCGCTTCGCTGGCGGTCGTAGGAGCCAATCTTGCCCGTGACTAATTCTCCGGTGTCAATGCTCCTCAGTTCTGGCAGGTATTCCCGGATGTATTCCGCTTCCGGGTCGAATTTCTGTGCCTGACTTGCCGGATTAAAGATCCGCAGCGGTTTCGGGTCCATGCCGCTGGAAGCCGTCCATTGCCAGCCGCCGTTATTGGCAGATAGATCGCCATCCACCAGCTTTTGCATGAAATACTTCTCGCCCAGTCGCGGATCGACCAGCAAATCCTTCACCAGAAAACTGGCGACGATCATGCGGCAGCGGTTGTGCATCCAGCCGATCGTATTCATTTGACGCATCGCAGCATCGACGATCGGGTATCCGGTTCGCCCTTCGCACCATGCCTGAAAATAATCGTCGCGGTTTTCCCACGGGAAGTTCTTAAACGAGTCGCGGTATGCCCCTTCCGCCAGTTCCGGGAAGCTGTACATCGCGTGCTGATAAAACTCTCGCCAGGCAAGTTCCTGCTGCCAGGACTGGACATTTTCGCGCGTCTCATCGCTGCGGCTGTCCGCATAAACCCGCTCCGTTGCCTCCCAAACGGTTCTGATGCCGATCGTCCCAAACTTCAATGCCGCACTGAGCTGAGACGTGCCCCGCACTGAAGGGAAATTGCGCTGTTCGCCGTATTCCGTCAGCGAGTCGTGGCAGAATTCCTCCAGCCGTGCCACTGCCGCACTCGTACCGGGAGCCAAAGGCAGTACGTCCACATCCCAGACAAAGCCCAGTTCCTTTGCAGTGGGAAGGGCAATCGTCCCCACCGTCTGAGCTGCCTGCTGTTCCGCTTCCGTTAAACCCTGTGCCCCTTCCAGATTCAACGCCGGAGCCGCTTTGGGCTGACTTCTCCAGTTGCGCCAGAACGGACTAAAGACGGTGTAGGGCTGTCCCGATCCGGTAATCACTTCCCTGGGGGCGTGCATCAGCTGATCCCACAATCCCTGTACTTCAATCCCGGCTTCTCGTAGAGCCGCTGCCACGGTGCGATCGCGTTCCCGTCCGTAGGGTTCCACATCCCGATTCAGGTGAACCGCCTTTGCATTAAGTGCCTTTGCCAGTGCTGGAATTCGCTCGATCGGGTTGCCCTCCAGAATCAAAAGCTGGCTTCCCGCCTGGGTGTACTGCTGCTGTAGTTCCCGCAGGCTTTCGATCAAATAAGTGACTCTGGCAGGAGCAACATCATCGCGATCGAGAATCAGGCGATCCAGGCAAAAGACCCCTACTACTCTGGATGTTTTCTGACGTGCAGCCGCCAGTCCTACGTTGTCGAGGGTTCGCAGATCGCGACGATGCCAGAAGAGGATGAGGTCGGTCATGGAGAGGGTAAATGAGTGGATGAGTGGATGAGTGGATGAGTGGGGGAGAAGGGAGCGGGGAGAAGGTGGGAAAGGGGAGGTTTTAATTTAGATTGTGGCAGGCAGGAAAAACTCTAGCAGAAGATATAGGCGATCGGACGTTTTTGGTGAATGTTCTAAAGGAGCCAGATTAACCTAAGCTCTTAATAGACTGGTGATTTAATATCAGGGCAAGCTAGAGTCCTTCAGCCGTTTTTCAGCATAAGAAGCAAACGCCGTGTCACGATCTACCCCTACCCCGGCAATCGGTGGTGCTGTCGGAGAGTACCACTGGAACTGGAAAAAGAAATCCGTCACGATCGCCTATGAGGTGATGGGAGAAGGCAAGCCCATTTTGCTGTTGCCTGCCCTCAGCAGCGTTTCCACCCGTGCCGAAATGCGCGGCATTGCCGAACGGCTGGCGGAGCGGTATCAGGTCGTGGCGATCGACTGGCTTGGCTTTGGTGAATCTTCCCGCCCGTTTTTGAACTACACGCCTGCGGTTTATCGATCGCTGCTGCGCGACTTTGTGCGATCGATGTTTTCAGAACCTGTGGTCGTCATTGCCGCAGGACATAGCGCTGGCTATGTAATGGATTTAACCCGACAGCCCAATCCGCCCTGGTCGTGGGTTGCCCTCGTTTCTCCCACCTGGCGCGGACCCCTCCCCACGGCTTTTGGCGAGCATCGCTGGTTTTACAAGCTGCTCAAAGTCATCGTGCGTTTGCCGCTGATCGGACAGTTCCTCTACTTCCTGAATACGCTGCCGCCCTTTCTGGCACTGATGTATCGCCGCCACGTCTACGGCAACGGCAAAAACGTCACCTGGAATCTGATCCGGCAGAAATGGCGCACAACCCAGCGCTGGGGAGCCAGGCACGCCTCCGCTGCTTTTGTCACAGGCACCCTCGATCCGGTGAAAAACCGCAGCGAATTTATGGACTACTTTCAGCCCCTACCGCCCGTCCCGGTACTGATGGCGATCGGGGAACAAACACCCCCCAAATCTCGCGCCGAAATGGAAGTGCTGGCACACTTTACCGCCGTACAGGTCTACCGAATGCCCGGCTCCCTCGGACTGCACGAGGAATATCCAGAGGAATTGATAGAGGGAATTCTGCCCTTCTTAAATAAATATTTGTCCTAAGCCAAATAGTTCAAAATCCCCACGAGTGGGGGATTTAGAGGGCAGTTCAGGATCTCGGAGACTCGTTCAACCAGCCTACGAACAAACATTCTTCCCGACGCCTGACGGCAACCCTTCACAGACCTGCTGCTTGGTCAGGAAGCCATCCTTAATCACCGTATCCTGAATGTTGTTAGCATCAACCAGTTGGGGCGTAGAGAGCGAGGACGGAATTTGTCCTCCTGCCTCAGTTTTAGTCGTGGCATTGGTCAGGGAAGCGGTATCTGTGCCGTTGCTGAGCGCTCCCACAATCTGGGCTGCTGAAGACGCAATTTCAACGATCGGCTTATAGATCGTCATGCTCTGGTCGCCCGTCAGAATTGCCTGAACGTTGGAGGCATTGGCATCCTGACCTGTGACCAGCACCTTGCCGTTGAGATTTTGTGCCCGCAGTGCGGCGATCGCTCCCGTCGAAAGAATATCGCTGGCAGCATAGATTGCCTGAACGTTGTTTTTCTCGCGGGTCAGCACTCCGTCTGTAAGGGATTGCGCTCTTGCCAGGTCCCAGTTCGGCGTGAACTGATCAAATACCAGCTTTAATTCACCGCGATCGAAATAGGGCTGGAGAACTTTTAGTGCCCCTTCCCGGAACTGGAGAGCATTGTTATCCGTGCGGGAACCGTTCAGCATTGCCACGTTGGAGCCGCGCTTCAGCCCATATTTGCCCTGCTTGTACTGGTCGATAATGTACTGCCCCTGCATTTCGCCGACGCGCACGTTATCAAAGGAAACGTAGTAGGCAAGGTCGTTATCCTGAATCAGTCGATCGTAGGCAATTACCGGAACACCCGTGCTTTTTGCCGACTGGACGATCGCCCCTGCTTTTTGACTATCGTTAGCACCAATCACAAGAATGCAGGCACCTCGCGTCAGGGCAGATTCTGCCTGGTTCTGCTGAGTATCGGCGTTGTTGTTGGCGTTGGCGTACTGAATCTGGGCATCCGGGAGGACTTTCTTAATTTCCTGTTCCAGAAGCGGACGATCGTAGCTCTCCCACCGGGTTGAGGTATCGGTTTCGGGCAGCAAAACTCCAATATTCTTACAGCCTCTTGCCGCAGGAAAAGCCGTAGATGCGTTCGTTGTAGCGTTGTTTTGATCCTGCGCTGAATTAGAAGAATTGTTTGCCGTTCTAGTACAAGCAGTAATCAGATTGAAAAAAATGAAACTACCCAGAAAAAAAGCGAAAAATCTACTCAAAGACGAATGTTTTGTAGACATGATTGTAATGGATTGAAGCGGCGTGTTAGTTCTGTAACCCACGAAATTCGATCGAGCGTTCTACCGTGCAAACAGGATGCAAAATGAGCCATGCAGCGGACTGAGTCTGAAAGCCCTCGTGCGTGAAGACCCTATTGCAGACTCTGTCGAGATCCTATTGAAATGAAAAACGCTGTAAAGAACTGGAAAGGAGCAGTATTAATGAAGTGAAACGCTAATCTCTTTCTTGCTATAGAAGAATTAGAGACTCAATTCGACAGATACCATCGGCTTTGTATCATAGAAAACTTTTATTCCAAACTGTCTCAATCCTGAGGGTTATTTATTTGAAAATGATTCCCTGATGCAGGCTCTTTAGGGATGTATTAAAGGAGACGTATTAAGACGTATTAAAGGGGATGTATTAGGAAGATGCCCTGATGAGACTTAACCCGGAAACTTTCTGGGGGAGCTTTCTCAAGGGACGCTTTCAGAAATCCTCCTAACCCCGCCAGGAGAGGAAGACCTTACTCTCAAGCCACCGCTGCACATTTTTCTATCACCAGTTCATATAGGCATTACAGGACGGTTACTTTTTTGTCGCTTTCACCAGAATGTGGTTTCACCCTCTTGTTGGGGAATACTGAGAGAGTTGAAAATAGCAACAGCACAATAGCTGAACCCCCACAGCGAACTTTCTGGATAGGGACTTTCATGGCTGCTTTTCATAAACGCTCTCGTTCAATTCATATAGGAGTCAGAGCAAAGCCGTACCCTGCTCAGGACAGCGGTTCGCCCCTATTTCCAGAAAATCAAAAACCAGAAAATCAAAAACCAGAAAATCAGCAGAAGGCAGGGAGCGTTGATCGATCGCGCAACTTTAGTTCAGGTCAGACTACAGGCTGGTTGCTGGTCAGTGCGGTTGCAGGACTCATGCTCTTTCCGATTTCAGCCAGAGCGCAGTCCCAGGAACAGCAGCCCCAACCTATCATTTCCCAACCTGTCATTTCCCAACCTGTCATTTCCCAAATTACCATTCCTCAGCAGCGAGTCCAAACCCTTGCTTTACCGCTCGCAGGGGGGGTGCTGGGATATCTCAGCGGGGTAGCGATCGTTCTATTTCGGGCGCGTCGGCGTTCTCTCCAGACCCAGAATGGACAGGAGAACGAGCAAAAGCAAAAGCAAGAGCAAAAAGAAGAGCAGAAGCAAGGACAAAAAGAAGGGCAAAAGGACGAGGAACTGCAAAACTCCGCTGCTCAGTCAACGGCTGATTCTCCCCTTAGCCCGTTATTCCCCCAAGATTTACTCTCCCCCTTGAGTGAGGAAGCCTCCCTGGAGCTGCGCGATCGTGCCATTGCCACTAGCCCCAACGGAATTGTGATCAGCGACGCTCGTTTGCCGGGAATGCCAGTCGTTTATACTAATGCTGCCTTTGAACGAATTACCGGATATCAAGCAAGCGAGATTATTGGGCGTAACTGTCGCTTTTTGCAGAAGGAAGACAGACAGCAACCTCAGCTCGACCTGCTGCGAACCGCTATCCAGAATGGGGAAAGCTGTACAGTCACCCTGCGGAACTATCGCAAAGACGGCACTCTGTTCTGGAATGAGCTAACCATTTCGCCCATCTACGATGAAACGGGGGTTCTTAGCCATTTTGTCGGCATTCAGATGGATGTCAGCAAGCGGGTATTTGCAGAAGAAACCCTGCGAGAAACCACATCCCGGCTCTCTGCGCTGATTCGGAATTTGCAGGCAGGCGTTCTGGTGGAAGATGAGTACGGCGAGATTGTGCTAGCCAACGAGCAGTTTTGCCAGATGTTTGGGATGCCCTATTCCGCAGAGGAGCTGATCGGAGTAAACTGTTCTGCCCTGGCAGAATCTGCCAAACAAGCTTTTGCCGATCCAGAGCGCTTTACCCAGCGGATTTATCAGCTTTTGTGCGAGCGCATCACAGTTACGGCAGACGAAGTGCGATTGCTCGATGGGCGAGTGCTGGAACGGGACTATGTACCCATCTTTATTGGAGAACATTACCGGGGGCATCTCTGGCAATATCGCGATATTACGAACCGGGTTCGGGCAGAGGAGGATCGCAACCAGGCACAGCTTGCCCTGCAACGACAGCTCGATCGGACACTGCTGCTGCACCGAATCACCGAGGAAATTCGCCAGAGCCTTAACGCCAAACAGATTTTTGAAACGGCAGCGGTACAAGTGGGAAGAGCCTTTGGAGCCGATCGCTGTCTGATTCACTCCTTTGTTGAAAGTCCGGTGCCGCGCATTCCCCTCGTTGCCGAATACCTGGCTCCAGGCAATCTTTCCCTGATGATGCAGGAAGTTCCGGTGATGGGCAACCCCCACGCAGAGCGGATGATGTCCTGCGATGAACCGCTAATCTCACCCGATATTTACACCGATCCACTGCTGGTTGAAACCCGATCGCTTTGTGAACAAATTGGCTTAAAGTCCATGCTGGCGATTCGCACCTCCTACCAGGGCGTTGCCAATGGATCGATCGGACTGCACCAGTGTAGCTATTTTCGCCAGTGGACCGAGGATGAGGTGGAACTGCTGATGGCATTTGCCGCCCAGATGGGAATTGCGCTGGCGCAGGCAAAGCTGCTGGAGCAGGAAACCCAGAGCCGCGAGGAGCTAACGCTCAAAAATGCGGCGCTAGAGCAGGCTCGCCACGAAGCAGAATCCGCAAACCGGGCAAAAAGCGAGTTCCTGGCGATGATGAGTCACGAGATTCGCACGCCCATGAATGCCGTCATTGGTATGACTGGGCTGCTGCTCGACACAACCCTGACCCTCCAACAGCGGGATTTTGTTGAAACGGTGCGGGCAAGCGGCAATGCGCTCCTGACCATTATTAACGACATTCTCGACTTCTCTAAAATTGAGTCGGGCAGGCTAGAACTGGAAGAACAGCCGTTTGACCTGCGATGCTGCGTGGAAGGGGCGATCGATCTCCTGGCGCAGACCGCAGCAGAAAAAGGAATTGAACTTGCTGCGCTAATCAATCCCGAATCGCCCACCTGGATTAAAGGGGATGTAACGCGCCTGCGGCAGGTGATTGTTAATTTGCTCAGCAACGCCGTGAAATTTACGGACGAAGGAGAGGTAATTGTAATCGTCTCAGCCCGCCCTCTGGACTCGCAGCGCTACGAGATTCTGTTTGCGGTGAAAGATACCGGAGTCGGCATTGCACCAGACAAGATGGAGCGCCTGTTTAAGCCCTTCAGCCAGGCAGACAGCTCCACAACGCGCCAGTATGGAGGCACGGGCTTGGGATTGGTGATCAGCAAGCGCCTGAGCGAAATGATGGGCGGCACTCTGTGGGTCAGCAGTCGAGGAAATTTAGGCGGTGAGCCACCGGCAGATCTTCTCTCTACCCCGTTCGATTGGTTGGAGCAGCAGCATCCGTTGCCTGCTGGATTCGATCGCAGTTCCAGGCAGCCCTCTGGATCAACGTTCTATTTCACGATCGAGGCTTGCTCTACCACTAGCCCCCGCGAGGATCAATCCTTCAATGCTGTCTCCCTACTGGCGGGTAAACGGCTGCTCATTGTGGACGATAACTATGTGAACTGTCGCGTTCTTGAACTCCAAGCAAGCTCCTGGCACCTGCAAACCGAAATCGCCCGATCGGGAGCAGAAGCACTGCAACGGCTTAAGAGTGATGAGCCGTTCGATCTAGTTCTGCTTGATATGGAAATGCCGGAGATGGACGGGCTGACGCTCGCGACCAGGATTCGTCAGTTGCCTTCCCGCCAGTCGCTGCCGCTGGTGATGTTAACCTCAGTGGGCACCCCAGAATTAGACTCTCAGGCTGGGGTTAAACTCAATGCCTGTTTATGTAAACCCATTAAACAGTCCTATTTATTTGATATTCTCTGCGGTTTATTTGTCGATCGCTCTGTCTGGATGCAGTCCCTTCAGGCAACGCCGCCCAAACCGGATTTGCTAATGGCAGGACAGCGACCCCTGAGAATTTTGCTGGCAGAAGATACGGCTGTGAATCAGAAAGTAGCGCTGCTGCTGCTCAAGAAGTTAGGCTATCGGGCTGATGTTGCCAGCAACGGGCTGGAAGTCATTGAAGCTCTGCAACGGCAACCCTACGATGTGGTTCTCATGGATGTTCATATGCCCGAAATGGATGGACTGGAAGCAACTCGCCAGATCCGCCAAAACTGGGGCAGCGGTCAGTTCAGCAGTCATGGAAGGCAGCCCGAAAGCAGCGACTCAAACCTGACGACGGCTCGCCCACTTTACATCATTGCAATGACTGCAAACGCCATGCGCGGCGATCGGGATATTTGTTTAGCAGCCGGAATGGATGGCTATATTAGCAAGCCCGTCCAGCTGGAGGAACTTGCCCAGGCGCTATGGCAATGCCAGCCAGCAAATTTTGAGGAAACAGCAGCAAGAAATTCCTGACCAGAAAAAGGGAAGGCTAATAGAGCGAATACAAGGAAAATAGAAACGCTGATAGAGCTGGAAGAACCTCTGAACCTCTCACTGTACTGACCGATCTATGCAAAGTCCTCCTCCCGCACTCGACCCCGGCGCGATCGCAGAACTGCGTACTATGGCAGGCGATGAACCAACGCTGGTTTCCCAGATTATTGACTGCTATCTGCAAGAATCCCCCAGCCTGATGGCGGCAATGCGAGAAGCCGTTTCGCAGCAAAACGGGGCAGCCCTGATGCGCGCTGCACATTCCCTGAAGTCGAGCAGTCAATCCTTAGGGGCTATTAGAATGGCAGAAATCTGCCTGGAACTGGAGCAGATGGGGCGATCGGGCACTATGGCAAGCCAGGATCAGGAGATTGCGGCGGCGATGGCACAGCTTGCAGCAGAATATCACCGGGTTGAAACTGCCCTAGACCTGGAGCGCGATCGCCGGTAGACACATCCCCTGAGCGGTTCACCCAGGCGTGCGAGGTGAATCAAATCGTTGCCTCTTATACTAAAAATAAGAAGCGATCAATCGTCATTCCCCTTTCCTGAAGACGGGAAAGCAGTTTGTCTATGGCAAGCCGCATTGGATTGCGGGCATCCCTGGCTTGAAATCAAGCGCAAGCAAACTGACGATACCTGGCAAACCCGATCAAACCCATTGAACAGCAGACCTCTCCTGACCATGCTGAGCGTCTGACCCCTACTGTTCAACTTCACACCGTCGTTAATTTATTGCATGACCGTTGCTTTTGGACATTGGGACTGTCCACCGCATTTATTGAAGCAAGATTTTGAGCAAAATGCTGCAACGGCGTGAGGAGGTCTAGTTTATGAGAACGCAGAAACAGTGGTTAGAGTACAAAAAACTCGAACAAATTCCTTTAACGATCGCCGAGCATAAAGCATTAGAAGGGCGATCGACCCCCACGAAGCGGCTGAGCCAATTGCTAGAAACCGTTTGGCAACCGATTGCTAAATTGTTTGAAGCAAGCAGCGAGCCGCATATCTGGAAAACCTACGATGACAACGGCAATCCAATCTGGCATGCTTACGATCCGATCACAGGCAAAGACAGTGAATGGATTTGCGAAGAGGATGTGCGCGTCTGGCTGGAGCAACGATATTATCAGCCTGCGGTACAGCCGCCACTGACGACTCTAGAACAGAGATAGGGTGAAAAAAGTTTCTTCCCTTTCAAAGCCCCTCTCTCAGCAATGGGAGGGGGTTTTTCGCCTAAGGACAGCAATCGCAGGATAGACAAACAACAAACAAAAAAGGGGCTAAGCCCCTCCAAGTCCATGCAATTTAATTTGGAATAAATCTAGCCTTGAATTAAGCGTTGGATTAGTCTTCCAGATAAATCTTCTGACCGTTTTCTTCGATGTACATGGGCGGCTCAACCGCAAAATTATCAATCTTGCCGGATTCATCAATGACATAGCCATCGGTGGTGTGCAGCGTGCCTTCTTCCTGCTTGGCATACTCTTCTAGCTGGTGAACGTTTTGCTCGACATCCACATTAGAAGGAATTCGCGCATCGGGATCGTTGACCGCCGTTGACTGTGCCGTTTGTACGCCCCACTGATTTCCAGGCGCACCCCGACCCGGCTCCGCTTCTGTCGGATCGCCTACATTGACATCCTGATTCAGGTCTTGATTTAGGTTTTCTGCCATGATTTTTCTCCCTATTTTTTAATTGCAGCAGTCCTGCCCTGTACGGCAATATGCCTTTCTGATTTTTTTCAGAATGATGCAGAGCTGACGCGAATTTGATTCGTCATACTGTCTTATCCATCCCCAAAAGAGTACTGCGATCGGGATTGCGATCGATTCTCCCGTTTGAGATAAATTGATTCGATCGGCTACTCTCTCCCAGGTGGAGTTTCATTCCATGCGGCTTTATGGTTCCAGAATGGTAGGAATCAACACCGCATCGATTGCATGAATCACGCCGTTGTCCGTCAAAATATCCATCTGTGTCACCTGGGCGTCATTCACTTTAATCTGGTTTGCATCCTGCTCCACAAACACGATCGATCCTTCGACAGTGGGCGCTTCGTGAATTTCTGCTAAGTCATCCGATCGGACATCGCCAAACAGGACGTGATACAGCAAAACCTGCTTGAGGCGATAGGTATCCTGCATCAGGTCTTGCACAGTTTCTTCGGGCAGCTTGGCAAAGGCGTCGTCTGTGGGAGCCAGGATAGTAAAAGGTCCTTCGCCCTGTAACATTTCCTCCAGGTCAGCCGCTTTAAGAGCGCTCATAAGCTGACTAAACGAACCTGCCTGCTGCGCTGCTTCAAGAATTGCAGTCATGGATTATTCTCCTGCTCTTAAGAAAGGGTCTTCCTAAGAGATAGAAGGAATTCGACTGTTCTACATCCTTCAAAATCAGTATTCAGGCAATGCCGAATTTTTTTTACTGTTCCAGCAGGCTTTGAGCGATCGTCTGCCATTCACGATCGAGGTCTGCCGTACATTCCGGCTGTTTTGCTTTGCGGTACCAGTAGCGAGCGTTGTCCAGATCCCCTTCTCGCCGATGCAAATAGGCATGAACCCAGGCGTGATCCGGTTGAGTCTCGTCGCCTAAAAAAGTATGTGCCCGCTGCCAGCCTGCGCGCCGATCGTACCAGAGTGCCTGTAATGGAATCGAGAGCGCTATCGGGGGCTGATCTGCCTCCTGGATCGATCGAAGAAATTCCTCAAAGGTCATATTTTGGGCTTCGGTTGCTTTCTGGGCTGACTTGCAAATTAGCAAATTCCCGGCGTTATCGATCTAAATCGATCTAACCCAATGCAGCTAGCCCTATTTGGAGGCTGAGCCTGCCTTCTTTTCTGGCTGGAGTTGAAAATCGCTGCATTCAAGGGCATCCTCGGTTAGAACCGTTTCAGGACGTACCGCACAGCGAAGATAGGGATTACTGGTGAAATACTGGCACTGATAGCAGGGAAGCTTATGCGCTGCCTTCACCCGATGCCGATTGCCACCCATCAGTTTGGGCAGTCCCAGAAAAGCCGCAGTGGCGATCGACCAGACCAGGACAAAACCCACTGGCACCAGAAACAAAACGCTGTCCGATGCAGGAGAGTTGCCTGTTTGGGGAATATCTGAGGAGACATCCTGCTGCGATGCCATCTGCTGTGATGCAACCGACTGC
This is a stretch of genomic DNA from Leptolyngbya ohadii IS1. It encodes these proteins:
- a CDS encoding fasciclin domain-containing protein — translated: MTAILEAAQQAGSFSQLMSALKAADLEEMLQGEGPFTILAPTDDAFAKLPEETVQDLMQDTYRLKQVLLYHVLFGDVRSDDLAEIHEAPTVEGSIVFVEQDANQIKVNDAQVTQMDILTDNGVIHAIDAVLIPTILEP